Proteins from one Anaerobranca californiensis DSM 14826 genomic window:
- the dxs gene encoding 1-deoxy-D-xylulose-5-phosphate synthase, with protein MNYQILDKINSPDDIKTLNTEEIKKLCGEIREFLIENVSKTGGHLAPNLGVVELTIALHRVFNSPIDKIVWDVGHQTYVHKIITGRRKDFHTLRKYGGLSGFPKFKESVHDHFETGHSSTSISAALGMALAREIKGENYNVVAVIGDGAMTGGMAFEALNFAGHKQDCRLIVVLNDNEMSITNNVGGLSCYLNRLRTDSKYTKIKKDIQYILNKVPAIGGKLYKSLERVKGSLKYLLVAGILFEELGFKYLGPIDGHNFNVVEDTLRKAKKVDGPVLVHVITKKGKGYWPAENNPQLFHGVGQFDKETGRVIKGKGISFTEVFSKSIIKEGERDPKIIAITAAMAPGTGLEEFAQKYPQRFFDVGIAEQNAVTMAAGLAKEGMTPIFAVYSTFLQRGYDQILHDVCLPNLPVIFAIDRAGIVGADGETHQGIYDIAYLRHIPNITIISPKDGQELRDGIHTALTLKMPVAIRYPRDTVIDEFIDYNSPGILENKGQVLKGGKDVLIISTGVTSNISLEGAQKLLDVGIKATVVHFPYIKPFDKDTLISLAQKHRLALVIEDHTKIGGFGELVSSLFIEENINCKLLSISLPDKFIEHGSRKEILDKYGISAEGIYNKIIKEISGVGYGKESAIRPVIG; from the coding sequence GTGAATTATCAAATCTTAGATAAAATTAACAGCCCTGATGATATAAAAACTTTAAATACTGAAGAAATAAAGAAACTTTGTGGAGAAATCCGGGAGTTTCTAATAGAAAATGTTTCTAAAACAGGAGGGCATTTAGCACCTAATCTAGGGGTAGTGGAATTAACCATTGCTCTTCATAGGGTTTTTAATAGTCCTATAGATAAAATTGTCTGGGATGTAGGTCATCAAACCTATGTTCACAAAATTATAACGGGCCGCCGAAAGGATTTCCATACCTTGAGAAAATATGGGGGATTAAGTGGTTTCCCTAAATTTAAAGAGAGTGTCCATGACCATTTTGAAACGGGACATAGTTCTACATCTATTTCTGCCGCCCTAGGCATGGCTTTAGCTAGGGAAATTAAAGGAGAAAATTATAATGTTGTAGCAGTTATTGGCGATGGGGCGATGACGGGAGGAATGGCCTTTGAAGCCCTTAATTTTGCTGGACATAAACAAGACTGTAGATTAATAGTAGTCCTCAACGATAATGAAATGTCAATAACTAACAATGTAGGTGGTTTAAGTTGTTATTTAAATCGCCTTAGAACTGATTCTAAATATACTAAAATTAAAAAGGATATACAATATATATTAAATAAAGTGCCAGCAATTGGAGGGAAATTATATAAATCTTTAGAGAGGGTCAAGGGTAGTTTAAAATACCTCTTAGTGGCAGGTATTCTCTTTGAAGAATTGGGATTTAAGTATCTTGGGCCCATCGATGGTCACAATTTTAATGTAGTTGAAGATACATTAAGGAAAGCTAAAAAAGTCGACGGTCCGGTGCTAGTTCACGTTATAACCAAAAAAGGCAAAGGATATTGGCCAGCTGAAAACAACCCGCAACTTTTTCATGGAGTAGGACAATTTGATAAAGAGACTGGTAGGGTAATTAAGGGTAAAGGCATCAGTTTTACTGAAGTTTTTTCAAAGAGTATTATAAAAGAAGGAGAAAGGGATCCTAAAATTATCGCCATTACTGCAGCAATGGCTCCGGGAACTGGCCTTGAGGAGTTTGCCCAAAAGTATCCCCAGAGATTTTTTGATGTTGGAATTGCTGAACAAAATGCAGTCACCATGGCAGCAGGTTTAGCAAAGGAAGGGATGACACCAATTTTTGCTGTGTATTCTACCTTTTTGCAAAGGGGTTATGATCAAATTCTTCATGATGTCTGTCTCCCTAATCTCCCTGTAATTTTTGCCATAGATAGGGCTGGGATTGTGGGGGCAGATGGTGAAACACACCAAGGTATTTATGATATTGCTTATTTAAGACATATTCCTAATATCACTATTATTTCACCTAAAGATGGTCAAGAGTTAAGGGATGGTATTCATACAGCTTTAACATTAAAAATGCCAGTAGCCATTAGATATCCAAGGGATACAGTGATTGATGAATTTATCGACTATAATAGTCCGGGTATTTTGGAAAATAAAGGTCAAGTTTTAAAAGGGGGAAAAGATGTTCTCATTATCTCTACAGGAGTTACTAGTAACATTTCCTTAGAAGGAGCTCAAAAATTATTGGATGTCGGTATAAAAGCTACTGTAGTTCATTTTCCCTACATAAAACCATTTGACAAAGATACGTTAATATCTTTAGCCCAAAAACATAGGTTAGCTTTAGTAATTGAAGATCACACTAAAATTGGAGGCTTTGGGGAATTGGTTTCTTCACTATTTATTGAAGAAAATATCAATTGTAAATTATTGAGTATTTCATTACCCGATAAATTCATTGAACATGGTTCTAGAAAAGAAATTTTAGACAAATATGGTATTTCAGCGGAAGGGATATATAATAAAATAATTAAGGAAATTTCAGGAGTAGGTTATGGAAAAGAAAGTGCGATTAGACCAGTTATTGGTTGA